The Primulina huaijiensis isolate GDHJ02 unplaced genomic scaffold, ASM1229523v2 scaffold14403, whole genome shotgun sequence region CCCAACTTGGAAAGGGGTCTGAAAAGTAAATTACAAAAAGATATCCAGTAATCATATCATATAGGGAGGTGGGcccattatttatatatatttgataattaaaaaataaaaatatatatacatagatTTTATACATCACATTTTAAACGTAGATAatctataaaattaaaataataatattgaaattatcaaactaatatattttatgaaGTAACATGGGCATGACTTGGCCTGGAGCTGTCGGTATTGTAGTATTAATGTTAGGTGAAACAAATTCATTCATTCCTGTTAGCAAGACATTATAAATTCCTCCGCAAACATCTctgatctaaaaatggtttaattattatttgatttgacATTTGATtattaaatcatgaaaaatGGTCTCATTTctgtttttaatttgttatttttttcccatttgAGTACCTCTAAGTCTTTGGTTatctttctttccaaatctcaaatAATAGACGATGCAGCTCAATCGACAACTTGTGCTAAAATGGATTAATAtcatgaataaaaaattatttataaaatatattaaaattcataAGAAAACTAAAAAAACAGAGAGAAAATGACAGGCAGTCAAACGAGCACTAGGTGGAAAATGAACCAAATACTAACGTATCGCCAAGAAAGGGAAACTACAGAAAAATActgtcaatttcaaaaattagttGATTATAAAGctatgttttatttttggaaagaatGATGAAAtttaacttcttgaatttcgAAGAGACTCGGAATCTGTGACCAATGTTGATCCCGACATACGCCACAATGGAATCTGGGGGTGTGCCGAGTCGGACGTTCAAACAGGCCCGATTCGAGTGTGCCAAACTCAACTAGTTAGTTTAAGCTATAGGATTGTTTTTAGGATTGTTTTATGCTGCATGCCTACTGGTAAAGTCCCGATGTAGTTGAGATGGAGTACATAAAATCCCAATCTTTAAGTAGCATTCCCAAGATTCTTTCCATGCTCATCTACTGTTCTTCCCTTATGTAAACCGCCATCTCTCACATTCGTAACTATGAAACATCTAACTCCTTAAATTTTCGTTATTCTTGCCTTTTGACCCTCCAAGAAATGATCGCAGAAAGAATCGAGGCATATTCAAGAGGACCGGACACAGCGCTAAATTGAGAATTTTTTCATCTTCAAGAGGACCACGCCCTTTTTCCTTCGTCCGTGATCATCCCATGGTAGAACCAGAATCCATTTACTGGACAATTAATCacaggaaaaatttaaaaatctgcTGTTACTTTTTCTTAAAAACCCGAGATTTACCACCTCGCAAACTCCATTGAGTCACCCCCAACCGCTTTGGTTAGCCAGAAAGAAACAAGACATATACTATGCACGAGAAAAAGTAAAAGGAACACCTCCAAACAAAGGGGGACCAAGTGTGATTAATGCACAAAACGATTTCATCCAAAGACAGCACCATAAACCATCAAGTGTCTTATGAAAATAACTTGACCAGAGTTGAAGGAGAAAGGAAACAAGAAATCCCAAGagtgtttgttttttttactcCCTGGCCATAATTTCAATATTCGTTGAAATTCACATACTACGGAAACAAAAATAAGAACATATATTAGAAATACCAAAACTTAATACTCGAACATTCATTAGAAATAGCATATACTAAAACTTGGTACTTGAGTATCAACATTTCTTATATAACATGAAAACAAATGATAATACTAATTCATAAATACTGGGGCGGCAAATTTAAGGCTCTAAGTCACGTTTGAACTTTTTTACAAATTGATGTTTCGATCTCtatgttttcaaataaatattgtctTTGAATTAAATTTGCTTTAATCCCATTTCATTTATCTTACATAAACATCAACAAGAGATGAAACACGACCTAGAATAAATTTAAAGGGCACTTAGAAGCACAAACTGCTCCAAAACCTGAAATAATGAAGGTTCTATCTCAAGATTCATGAGATGCTGCGTTTTCTCGTTCGAGATGCTCACTAGCTTCCTTTAGGGACAACAGCTCTTGCAACAATGTCGCCATTTTAGCTTCATTGTTCGCACGAATACTGGCTGGGACCTTTTCTTGGTATCCCGGAGCACTTGTTTTTTTCTTCAAGCCATCACATTGGCTGCAAGAGAAATTCAGTCAGCAAGGAAGAGAGATGAAAACTTTAATCACTCTTCCTAAACGTGGCTCAAGAAATGTAGGAATAACTGGGACTAAAAATTCTAGCATAGCACAGCGGAAACAAGAAATTTTACAGTCAATCTAAATTAGTTCTAAACTCAATTTGAGAACAATACAAATCAGAAGTTCATGTAATCAACACTGGTTAGGCTTGAGAACAAAAGAGATGTGACAGCATGTAACCgaatcaaacaaatttgaggTTCAATTGACCTACTCCAACTGGTTATGACCGGATTTGACTTTCGAATATAATAAGGATATTCATCCAATTACGCATTCACAGTacacaaaaataataacaagaaAGAAGATTGTCTGAGATCTCTCTTACATCTTTACATCCTCCATCTTCTTCTTGATCTTGTCGTGTTCAGCGTCCACATTAATGCTCCCTCGCAACTTGAGGTAAACTGAAAGAATTTCGTTGACCACGTCCACTTTACAACCCACTGGCTTATCATCACTCTCACTCAAAACCtaagaaccattttaaaattcagAGGAAACTGTTTGGAAGGGTATAAGAGGAAACATTTTGAATGTACATAATGGAAAAATCAAATGAAGCCGACATAGAAAAACCATGTTACATACATTCAGAGACGATAATGTGGCAAGAGTAACAATCTCCAGTTCATGGTTCTTGATGGTTTCATAAGTATCGTTTGTTCGACATTGAATAAAAGCTGCTCGCCTGGAAAACAGTAGCATTTTTCATAATAGTCACAGCAGGAACTAGCCATATTTACTCAAACAAGTATTTAGAACTCTGAAGAATGCTTCATATATCAGTCATtgatcacatattttaatttaggaacaacTGACTTCATTAACTTTAAACAaccaactaaaaaaattaaaggagacaaaaaaaaaagaatggacGCGATACTTCAAATGACAGCCAATAATCCATCTTATTCATAATTCTACCAGCAAACTGGCCACAAAAACAAACAATACccactgaaaaaaaaaaatatgaccaTGTTTCATTTCTGTTATCTTTTCCTTAGTCCGATAAGCATTAAATAGTAATTGCCTGTTCTCTTCACATGATAGCGGCGgataattttttctttaccTTTCGTGTCTCTCATTTGGCGGTAACTGTGACCGAAGGGCCCTCAGTGATTTCACTAGAGAATCGACCATATTCATCTCCAACTCAACATCTTCATTGGTCCAACACTACAGACAGAAAGAATGGATTTGATGGAGACTGATTATGTGAAGCGAAACACTCATCTGGCCTTAAAACCAAAATCATTTCAACATGCAATGAGAAATCCAGTATGAGGACCTTAAAACACTATTAGTGTCCTTAAAGTGTATGAAACAGGAATAACTGCAGAATAGAAACAGTAAATCAACAGCATAAGACTGCCATCAAAGTTCTCGCAACAAATAAGCAGATAGAGCTAATGTAACTAAGAACTGCCCTTGGGTTGAAATATAAAAGAACTCAGTAACTCACAAGTCACGGTGGCTAGCTATacattaaaaattttgtatagATTTACCTCCACGAGTGATGGATATTCACATATCATAATTGATTCTTTCCTTGTAAAATCTTTCTTAGAAGGAAGGCGCTGCCACAATTCTTCAGTGACGAAGGGCATGAAAGGATGAAGTAACCGTAAACCATAATCCAAACACAGCCACAAAGTATCTTGTGCAAATCTTCTTGCAGACTCATATGCCGGATCATTATCAGTAAAATATGGcttaattatttcaataaaaacatcacacaattgaaattgccaccatgaATATACAGCTGATGCGGCATCAGAAAATTCATAGGAATCTAGAGACACAACACTTTTTGATATAGCTTTGTTCAGCATAGAGAGTATCCACTTGCAGCTGAAAGGCATGGCAGCAGGAACAATCTTTGCTGGAGGAATGTAATCATCTCCAAGTTTACTCATAGCAAACCTTGTCGCATTCCAGAGCTTGTTACACCATTGCCGGTATCCAACAACCCTTTGAATGTCCAGATTTATTTTGTCTGACTGAAAGAGAATAATACAAAACTAAACCTCTGAAGCCAAGAAGAAAATTGCAGAAATTTCTGGAaataaaacagaaaataaatattaaccTGAGCTGTGTATGAGACAAGTGCAAATCGCAGAGCATCTGCACCACATTCAGGAATACCATTAGGAAAGTCCTTCACTTGACCTTCTTTAGCAGTTTTCAATTCACTAGGATCCAAATTACCCTCCTCCAGTCTTTTGTGAAGATCTTTCAAGGTTACCCCATTAATCACTTCTAGAGGATCAATGACATTTCCTAACGACTTTGACATTTTGCGTCCATGTGCATCCCTGATCATAGGATGCAAGTAAACCTGCCCAATTTAAGAATGAGTCTTCATTGGCAAGTTCTATTTCTAAAGTAAAGAAAAGTAAGTAGCTGTAAATCCTAATTGCTTGCGTGTAGATCTCCATTACCTGCAATATGTCAAACCGTGAAAAGGAGGCCAGTGAAATGAAGCCAGTTTCAGGAGGAACTATTCTATATCTTACAAAAACATTCTTTAACCTCTTTTAAGATGCAACCGTGGTTTGTGATATAAAAAGGTCCATAAACAAGTATCATCTAGAGATGagttagagagagagagagagcctTCAAGTCTAAGTTGACATCAACAAACAATAAGGAGGCAAGCAAAGCATCAGCaagtaacaaaattttaaacttgaatGCCTTAAACATTTTACGGGAAATGTATTGGAATGCTTGCTCACCTTCCCAAAGGGTACATCACCTCCAAGCTTCATTCCCAACATCACCATACGAGCAACCCAGAAAAAGAGGATGTCATGACCGGTTTCCAGGACAGATGTTGGATAGAATGCTTTTAGATCATCAGTATCATCTGGCCAACCCAACACAGATATTGGAAAAAGACCAGAAGAAAACCAAGTATCTAAAACATCTGGATCATGGAACAACTGGAAGTTCTTTCCCGTAAATATTTTGCTAGCCTCCTCATAAGCCTCTTCCTCATTCCTAGCAACCACCCAATGGTCATTGTATGCACCAAGTTCCTTCAATTCGTCATCATCCAACATCGCATACCATGCCGGAACACGATGACCCCACCACAATTGCCTTGAGATGCACCAATCACGAATATTTTCAAGCCATCTGCAATGTCCAGAAACCATTAGTTGATACCAAATTCACAAAAATGATATATCACCTGATGACATCAGATTATCAACGAACTCATCAGAATCCAGATCAGTTTAAGTGTAACCACTAACCCCCACGTGGGTCAACCAACATAAGAAAAACAGCAAATAAAACTCCAAATCATATCGTGTAAAAACCTTGATAAATCTTATTTTTCTTCCAAATAAAAgcctaaaacaaaaatatagcTTACCTTTTCCATTCAGCCACATATTGTTTTGGGATGATCTCCATTTTTGGATTTGTTCCATCCATGACGGCATCAAGACCTTGTTGAGCCATGCTTTTGCAGTTGACATACCACTGGGGCTTTATGAGGGGCTCCACCACATCATTGCTTCTCGAACAAATTCCAAGGCGCATCTCATTATTTTTATCACCTCTATAAAGTCCCttaaaaagaaggaaaaagcTATAATTGATGGAATTTAATGTCAATAAAGTTTCTTGGGTCCTATAACAAAAAACTGCACAAATTTCCTGGTACAAGAATTTAACAGGAACCCTGCCTCTAGAAGTTGAACGAAACTAAATATGTATAATAGATGGTTTCTGAAGGACGTGTTGAAATCCATATGtacgtatgtatgtatgtatgtatgtatatatgtgttttaatatGAATCAAAGGCATATTGAGATACATTTGAAAATAGATTCTGGCACATAAATACACAATTCAGGCTTACTACGTAAAAGGGCCTACTTTAATTTTTTCAACGCAAATAAACCATAAAGTACCTTTTCCTTTAATGCTTCTATCAGAGCCACACGAGCTTCAAATCGTGGCATCCCAACAAATTCTGGACCACCATTGCTATTTATCTTTCCATCATCACTAAAAATGTTGATAAACTCAAGATTATGACGCTTTCCAACGTCGAAATCGTTAGGATCATGGGCCGGTGTtatctgaaaaataaatcatgcTTTATTACAGAGGTTGCTTCTTTTGGAAGAGTTGGAAAAATCAATTACACTCATTCAAGGCAGCAAAAATAATACTCACCTTAACAGCGCCAGTACCAAAATTCATATCTACAAGTACTGCATCGCAAACTATGGGCAGTTTCCTCCCATTGAAAGGATGGATGGCAAATTTCCCATGAACATGGCTATATCTTGTGTCATTTGGATGTATAGCAATTGCAGTATCACCCAACATTGTTTCCACCCTTGTAGTTGCCACAACAATCTCTCCTAAACCTCCTTCCAAAGGATAAGCAAATGAAGTCAGCACTCCAAACTCCACAGGTTTTTGGTATCCAGGAACACGCAATGGCGTTCTCTCTTTGATTTCTATATATTCTACCTGATAATGTGAAGGAACTTCAGGAATTTTAGAATTCACTTGTTCTTATTCATAAGAAATAATGGTGAGTAACAACCGTGGTACCTTACCTCGATATCAGATATTGCTGTCCTCAAGACACAATCCCAGTTCACTAGACGCAGATctctaaaattaaaatgaaaacaGATTTTAGGATACACAAGGAACAGTGCACCCTACCTTCCTGTAAACCAGCACTAAAATTCAAGGTTCattcaaaacattgaaaagTAGAGATAACTTTAAGTAGTGGGGGTGCACTATACCAACCATAGAagatattatcaaatatttacaTTTCTGCTGTAAggaatcataaatcataaaaggTTAAAAACCATGAGAACACTAACACAATAGCATGGCCTTGTCCTTATAACAAGTCGTGTAAACCTCACTGTACAACAGAAGCATATCTTTTGGCATCAGACAAGGTCACAAGTTACCTCGATTACAAGTGTAAAGTTAGTCATACGAATCACTTCTATTGCAAGTGTAAAATTAGGTCAAAGGCATGCGATGTTCAAAATGACATACTGAAACAAATACTCAAACCAGAAGCAACGCTACCACAAACAAAACCGAAACAAACAGCTCCAATACATTAACAATATTTTAACAACTACACAGCATCGTTATACCTATATATAAGGCCTTCCTTGTAAAGTCTTACAAAAGCCTCGGTCACAGCCATTGATCTCTTCTCATCCATGGTAAAACACTATTGTGCATTGGTTTCGTGGCCAAAtggcaaaaaaaatatatatgagaaACTTCATGAGTTATGCACACAAAACTTGAAGTCTTTGATTTAAGAAAACATGTGAGATGGcgatataaaaaattatcacCTCGCGAGACCAATCCAAAGATGCTCCCAAACATCGAAGTTGCTTCAGTATGGTGCCCCCGTGCTCATTCTTCCATTTCCAAACCTACTAGCAAGTGTTCCAAATCAGATAAATTGTGTCTTCAATACTGCTCAGAAGTCATTGCAAGAAAACTAATCCAGACCACACATTAATAGCTCTATGTGTTTTCATAAGTTCCAAGTATCGATAAAGGTTATATCCCAAGAGGGAAATGACCATAACACTAGAACAGGATAAAAAAGGTGAAACTCACTTCATTGACAAATGCTTCCCGACCAACATCATGCCTAGTCATTTTCGTTTCCCTCATAATTTTCTTCTCGACGACCACCTGAAAATTTTGCAATTTCTTTGGCAATCAACAAGTCTATTGTTGTAGCAAAGGACATAAAAAGCATCATTATATAACCCCAAATCTTTCAAAAACAATCCTATTAATTCCAGCACTTTGACTTGCCAAAAAACGCCAAACgtatttttaagtttttccATGATATAATTCCACATAATATATAATCTAAAATGGCCAATTATTTCCAAAATCCTACAGAGTTTTACCAAAGGTGATTTCTTAAGATAAAAACCTCATGAATCATTTCAGGACATCATACAACACACAATGATTATGAGCATTTATTCAGAGTCAAGCCTTTCATGAGAAGAAACATCAATCACTCCCAGAGAAATACCTCCCGCCCAAAATCACATAAATGAAGCCGTGTAGATACCCAcaagaaaatttcaaaagaaaTCAAATCACTCAACCTGTGTGGCAATTCCAGCATGGTCCATACCAGGTACCCACAATGTATTATATCCAGACATCCGCCTCCAGCGAATAATTGTATCCTGGAGACAATATATTTATCAACAAAAAAAGGATAACAATGTACTTTCAGTATAAACTCTAGCTTGGAAAAACACATCCTGCTAGAAGACCTGGATCGCTGCAGTAAGAGCATGACCAATATGTAAGGCCCCCGTAACATTAGGTGGAGGTAGAACCTGCACTCAGAAGGTGAAAAGGATGAAAAGGATGTTAATGAATTTTTAGATACCTCTCATAATTTGGATTTCTGACATCTCTCCTATCTTAACTGTAAGAAACATATTTCACTGTATATCAGCATGTGTAGACGTTAGACATCAGCAAATTCAAGAATTAACTCGACTCCGTTCCATTGAAAAACTCTTAGAACGATGTCAATAAAAAATGTTGTCAAAAAATAGTTGGTTTATCATGAAATTGGTTCCGTAATTCTGTATCACGCAGAAGTTTGTAGAGTCCATCTGCAACTATTGTCTAACTTTCGGAATTCTTAATTTAAGTGGTACATGAACGTGTTACAGTTAGCAGAATCCATGTATGTTTTACCTAGATTGAACATAAAGATATCAGAGAACACATGGATCACAGACACACCAAACCAGGTAGAAGCAGTTTACATTTTATCGTCTTCCAGTTACCTGACAACAAATATTATGCACAACTCAAGAAACTCACAATGACAAAAGGCTTGTTGGAGCTCTTCGCATCTGCCTCAAAAAATTTAGACTTTTCCCACCATTCATACCACCTAGATTAGATATGCAAAGCAGAAGGATTAGAAAGAAAAGACGTACAGAGCATTCCcacttgcaaaaaaaaaaatttaattctcaCATACGTGCTCTCGACTGCGTTGGGATTGTAAGTTTTTGCCATTTGACTAGATAATTTTTTCTTCTCACCCAAAGTTGTTTCTGGGTCCTTATAATCCTCGGGGTTTTCCTCCTCCACTTCTcttctagaattttttttcttcacggGCTTTGGATCATTAGCTGCTTGTTGTGCctgattttcaaataaatggGATGAGGATAGCATCATTACTGCCATTAAATAAAACTAGGTGAAATATCAGCATCATTTTATGCTTGGCATCATTCCTAATCTCAGGGGTGGCATCATTCCCAAGCTTAAGTGTAACCACAAACACAGAGAAAAAATATGGTGTAGTATACCTGAAGTTTGGCTGCCTCTGTTTTTTGCGCCGCCTTAAGTTTTTTCAACTCCTTCTCTCTAGCCTACATAGAGAACCCATCAAAGACATAAAACCGATAAGCAAATACAAGGAGACACAAGTTTTAGAGTTCAAGACAAATCAAAGCCGGGAATCACACGCCATCTCTGACTGAGATGACATCCATTCACGTGATCAAATCAAAACAGAACATGCAATGCCGCATCTAATAAAAAATTCACGACTTTAATGCACACACATACGTGTATAAGTaagtcataatttttttaggcCAGCGTGTTTGGTTTGGGTGTGTCCATAAATGTGTGTGCAGACAAACTATGGTTTATGCGACTGTGCCAATTAAAAGCAGTTTGATATGAGGAAAAACTCCAGTCTAATAGGTGGCAGTGCAGAAAATCGTAGTAACCAGACAATAAACAGACTAAAGATCAAACACAAGGTTTACACCTTTGATTTCTGTCACCCGGAATACTAATATTGAAATTCATACACAAATTTTACACCTTCTATTTCAACCACCCAAGCGAATGACTCGATTACGCCAACTAGAAGGCCCATTATTCACTAATAAGTAAAGACAAACTATTGAATAAATTCTAAAAGATTGCCGCCCGCaccttttcttctttcttctttttattgTCGAGCTCTTTCTGCGTCAACTCCTTCGACTCCATCGCTCCCCCTCCCTATCAGGATAATAGAATATTATCTCAAAATCGCTCTCGTATCTCCACCAATGCTCTAAAGGCCACCTTCAATGGTGTCAACGATAAATTCACACAGAAAaggaaaattatgaaaaaagtTTCGACAGAATCAGAGCACATACAGCCAAGAAGCATGacaaattaaagaaatttacAAAATGAATTAGCGGAGCGCCAAGGGGATAATAAAACCTAAAAGGAGAAAAACCAGGTTCCGATGGGACGGCGGCGGACGGCGAAGAGATGTGGGGTTTTGGACACGGTTTTATGTCCTATTAACGTATATTTACTTAAGCTCGCATTTGGTAAAAATTTTCGcctatttattatttatttatatttattaccagttttacaaattatttttatttatttattaaaataaaaataatttgatctTTTGTCAAAATAATATTCTCTCATTTTTTTGGTATGTATATGAATAATGAATGATATTTCTCTCTTATTCACTGTGTATTTCATTAATTTACTTTTTATAATATGAATGTTTGAAAATCtatataagattaataa contains the following coding sequences:
- the LOC140965800 gene encoding valine--tRNA ligase, mitochondrial 1-like isoform X1, translating into MESKELTQKELDNKKKKEEKAREKELKKLKAAQKTEAAKLQAQQAANDPKPVKKKNSRREVEEENPEDYKDPETTLGEKKKLSSQMAKTYNPNAVESTWYEWWEKSKFFEADAKSSNKPFVIVLPPPNVTGALHIGHALTAAIQDTIIRWRRMSGYNTLWVPGMDHAGIATQVVVEKKIMRETKMTRHDVGREAFVNEVWKWKNEHGGTILKQLRCLGASLDWSRECFTMDEKRSMAVTEAFVRLYKEGLIYRDLRLVNWDCVLRTAISDIEVEYIEIKERTPLRVPGYQKPVEFGVLTSFAYPLEGGLGEIVVATTRVETMLGDTAIAIHPNDTRYSHVHGKFAIHPFNGRKLPIVCDAVLVDMNFGTGAVKITPAHDPNDFDVGKRHNLEFINIFSDDGKINSNGGPEFVGMPRFEARVALIEALKEKGLYRGDKNNEMRLGICSRSNDVVEPLIKPQWYVNCKSMAQQGLDAVMDGTNPKMEIIPKQYVAEWKRWLENIRDWCISRQLWWGHRVPAWYAMLDDDELKELGAYNDHWVVARNEEEAYEEASKIFTGKNFQLFHDPDVLDTWFSSGLFPISVLGWPDDTDDLKAFYPTSVLETGHDILFFWVARMVMLGMKLGGDVPFGKVYLHPMIRDAHGRKMSKSLGNVIDPLEVINGVTLKDLHKRLEEGNLDPSELKTAKEGQVKDFPNGIPECGADALRFALVSYTAQSDKINLDIQRVVGYRQWCNKLWNATRFAMSKLGDDYIPPAKIVPAAMPFSCKWILSMLNKAISKSVVSLDSYEFSDAASAVYSWWQFQLCDVFIEIIKPYFTDNDPAYESARRFAQDTLWLCLDYGLRLLHPFMPFVTEELWQRLPSKKDFTRKESIMICEYPSLVECWTNEDVELEMNMVDSLVKSLRALRSQLPPNERHERRAAFIQCRTNDTYETIKNHELEIVTLATLSSLNVLSESDDKPVGCKVDVVNEILSVYLKLRGSINVDAEHDKIKKKMEDVKIQCDGLKKKTSAPGYQEKVPASIRANNEAKMATLLQELLSLKEASEHLERENAASHES
- the LOC140965800 gene encoding valine--tRNA ligase, mitochondrial 1-like isoform X4; amino-acid sequence: MSGYNTLWVPGMDHAGIATQVVVEKKIMRETKMTRHDVGREAFVNEVWKWKNEHGGTILKQLRCLGASLDWSRECFTMDEKRSMAVTEAFVRLYKEGLIYRDLRLVNWDCVLRTAISDIEVEYIEIKERTPLRVPGYQKPVEFGVLTSFAYPLEGGLGEIVVATTRVETMLGDTAIAIHPNDTRYSHVHGKFAIHPFNGRKLPIVCDAVLVDMNFGTGAVKITPAHDPNDFDVGKRHNLEFINIFSDDGKINSNGGPEFVGMPRFEARVALIEALKEKGLYRGDKNNEMRLGICSRSNDVVEPLIKPQWYVNCKSMAQQGLDAVMDGTNPKMEIIPKQYVAEWKRWLENIRDWCISRQLWWGHRVPAWYAMLDDDELKELGAYNDHWVVARNEEEAYEEASKIFTGKNFQLFHDPDVLDTWFSSGLFPISVLGWPDDTDDLKAFYPTSVLETGHDILFFWVARMVMLGMKLGGDVPFGKVYLHPMIRDAHGRKMSKSLGNVIDPLEVINGVTLKDLHKRLEEGNLDPSELKTAKEGQVKDFPNGIPECGADALRFALVSYTAQSDKINLDIQRVVGYRQWCNKLWNATRFAMSKLGDDYIPPAKIVPAAMPFSCKWILSMLNKAISKSVVSLDSYEFSDAASAVYSWWQFQLCDVFIEIIKPYFTDNDPAYESARRFAQDTLWLCLDYGLRLLHPFMPFVTEELWQRLPSKKDFTRKESIMICEYPSLVECWTNEDVELEMNMVDSLVKSLRALRSQLPPNERHERRAAFIQCRTNDTYETIKNHELEIVTLATLSSLNVLSESDDKPVGCKVDVVNEILSVYLKLRGSINVDAEHDKIKKKMEDVKIQCDGLKKKTSAPGYQEKVPASIRANNEAKMATLLQELLSLKEASEHLERENAASHES
- the LOC140965800 gene encoding valine--tRNA ligase, mitochondrial 1-like isoform X2; protein product: MAKTYNPNAVESTWYEWWEKSKFFEADAKSSNKPFVIVLPPPNVTGALHIGHALTAAIQDTIIRWRRMSGYNTLWVPGMDHAGIATQVVVEKKIMRETKMTRHDVGREAFVNEVWKWKNEHGGTILKQLRCLGASLDWSRECFTMDEKRSMAVTEAFVRLYKEGLIYRDLRLVNWDCVLRTAISDIEVEYIEIKERTPLRVPGYQKPVEFGVLTSFAYPLEGGLGEIVVATTRVETMLGDTAIAIHPNDTRYSHVHGKFAIHPFNGRKLPIVCDAVLVDMNFGTGAVKITPAHDPNDFDVGKRHNLEFINIFSDDGKINSNGGPEFVGMPRFEARVALIEALKEKGLYRGDKNNEMRLGICSRSNDVVEPLIKPQWYVNCKSMAQQGLDAVMDGTNPKMEIIPKQYVAEWKRWLENIRDWCISRQLWWGHRVPAWYAMLDDDELKELGAYNDHWVVARNEEEAYEEASKIFTGKNFQLFHDPDVLDTWFSSGLFPISVLGWPDDTDDLKAFYPTSVLETGHDILFFWVARMVMLGMKLGGDVPFGKVYLHPMIRDAHGRKMSKSLGNVIDPLEVINGVTLKDLHKRLEEGNLDPSELKTAKEGQVKDFPNGIPECGADALRFALVSYTAQSDKINLDIQRVVGYRQWCNKLWNATRFAMSKLGDDYIPPAKIVPAAMPFSCKWILSMLNKAISKSVVSLDSYEFSDAASAVYSWWQFQLCDVFIEIIKPYFTDNDPAYESARRFAQDTLWLCLDYGLRLLHPFMPFVTEELWQRLPSKKDFTRKESIMICEYPSLVECWTNEDVELEMNMVDSLVKSLRALRSQLPPNERHERRAAFIQCRTNDTYETIKNHELEIVTLATLSSLNVLSESDDKPVGCKVDVVNEILSVYLKLRGSINVDAEHDKIKKKMEDVKIQCDGLKKKTSAPGYQEKVPASIRANNEAKMATLLQELLSLKEASEHLERENAASHES
- the LOC140965800 gene encoding valine--tRNA ligase, mitochondrial 1-like isoform X3 gives rise to the protein MESKELTQKELDNKKKKEEKAREKELKKLKAAQKTEAAKLQAQQAANDPKPVKKKNSRREVEEENPEDYKDPETTLGEKKKLSSQMAKTYNPNAVESTWYEWWEKSKFFEADAKSSNKPFVIVLPPPNVTGALHIGHALTAAIQDTIIRWRRMSGYNTLWVPGMDHAGIATQVVVEKKIMRETKMTRHDVGREAFVNEVWKWKNEHGGTILKQLRCLGASLDWSRECFTMDEKRSMAVTEAFVRLYKEGLIYRDLRLVNWDCVLRTAISDIEVEYIEIKERTPLRVPGYQKPVEFGVLTSFAYPLEGGLGEIVVATTRVETMLGDTAIAIHPNDTRYSHVHGKFAIHPFNGRKLPIVCDAVLVDMNFGTGAVKITPAHDPNDFDVGKRHNLEFINIFSDDGKINSNGGPEFVGMPRFEARVALIEALKEKGLYRGDKNNEMRLGICSRSNDVVEPLIKPQWYVNCKSMAQQGLDAVMDGTNPKMEIIPKQYVAEWKRWLENIRDWCISRQLWWGHRVPAWYAMLDDDELKELGAYNDHWVVARNEEEAYEEASKIFTGKNFQLFHDPDVLDTWFSSGLFPISVLGWPDDTDDLKAFYPTSVLETGHDILFFWVARMVMLGMKLGGDVPFGKVYLHPMIRDAHGRKMSKSLGNVIDPLEVINGVTLKDLHKRLEEGNLDPSELKTAKEGQVKDFPNGIPECGADALRFALVSYTAQSDKINLDIQRVVGYRQWCNKLWNATRFAMSKLGDDYIPPAKIVPAAMPFSCKWILSMLNKAISKSVVSLDSYEFSDAASAVYSWWQFQLCDVFIEIIKPYFTDNDPAYESARRFAQDTLWLCLDYGLRLLHPFMPFVTEELWQRLPSKKDFTRKESIMICEYPSLVECWTNEDVELEMNMVDSLVKSLRALRSQLPPNERHERRAAFIQCRTNDTYETIKNHELEIVTLATLSSLNFPLNFKMVLRF